One segment of Desulfovibrio sp. X2 DNA contains the following:
- the ispE gene encoding 4-(cytidine 5'-diphospho)-2-C-methyl-D-erythritol kinase, with the protein MKTFPPAVLTAPCKVNLVLRITGRREDGYHELETLFLPLPEPHDVLRVTPGEPGRGLLLDCPGVDVPAEKNLVHRACTAFAAATGIPPDVRVLVEKHIPSGAGLGGGSSDAAAMLAYLNEHAGAAALTPERLAETALGLGADVPFFLLGRPALAHGVGERLQPVEVDLSGLHLLLLCPSEHVDTAWAYREWDARRLGKPHGAGLPQVLTGPGEMDTGSLCPWPVCLENDFEAAVFPAFQTLRRYKEELLRLGAAGAVMSGSGASIVAAFRDLSTANAAARALAGTGEEKAPGAFIHSP; encoded by the coding sequence ATGAAGACCTTCCCTCCCGCTGTCCTCACCGCCCCCTGCAAGGTCAACCTCGTGCTGCGCATCACGGGCCGCCGCGAGGACGGGTACCACGAGCTCGAAACGCTTTTTCTTCCCCTTCCCGAGCCGCACGACGTGCTGCGCGTGACGCCGGGCGAACCTGGCCGAGGCCTGCTCCTCGACTGTCCGGGCGTGGACGTGCCCGCGGAGAAGAACCTCGTCCACCGGGCCTGCACGGCCTTCGCCGCGGCCACGGGCATTCCCCCGGACGTCCGCGTGCTGGTGGAGAAGCACATTCCCTCGGGTGCCGGGCTCGGCGGCGGCAGCTCGGACGCCGCGGCCATGCTCGCCTACCTGAACGAGCACGCGGGGGCTGCCGCGCTCACGCCCGAACGGCTGGCCGAAACCGCGCTCGGCCTGGGCGCCGACGTGCCCTTCTTCCTGCTCGGACGTCCCGCCCTGGCGCACGGCGTGGGCGAGCGGCTGCAGCCTGTCGAAGTCGATCTTTCCGGACTCCACCTGCTGCTTCTCTGCCCGTCCGAACACGTGGATACGGCCTGGGCCTACCGCGAATGGGACGCGCGCCGCCTGGGCAAACCGCACGGCGCCGGGCTGCCGCAAGTGTTGACAGGCCCAGGTGAAATGGATACAGGCTCTCTTTGCCCTTGGCCTGTCTGCCTGGAAAACGATTTCGAAGCCGCGGTTTTCCCGGCGTTTCAGACTCTTAGACGGTACAAGGAAGAGTTGTTGCGGCTCGGAGCGGCAGGGGCCGTCATGAGCGGAAGCGGCGCGAGCATCGTGGCCGCTTTTCGCGACTTGAGCACGGCGAATGCCGCTGCGCGCGCCCTGGCCGGGACCGGGGAGGAAAAGGCCCCCGGGGCCTTCATACACAGTCCCTGA
- a CDS encoding ribose-phosphate pyrophosphokinase, translating to MALHGDLRILSGTANPQLAEAICDHMGCKLTPILAETFSDGEIRIEIGANVRGADVFVVQPTCSPVNFNLMQLGLILDALKRASASRVTAVVPYYGYARQDRKVVPRAPISAKLVSDFLSVAGMNRLLTIDLHAGQIQGFFDLPVDNLFAAPVLLSYIKEAYKDEDVVVVSPDAGGVERARAYGKRLGASLAIIDKRRDEPNKARAMNLIGNVKDKIAIVLDDMIDTAGTICEAAGVLMEHGASKCVACATHPVLSGPAIERLENSHYAEVVVTDTIPLGPKAKECSKIKVMSVAGLLAKAIHNIHTESSVSVLFV from the coding sequence ATGGCGCTGCACGGAGATCTGAGAATTCTTTCTGGTACGGCCAACCCCCAGCTGGCCGAGGCCATTTGCGATCACATGGGGTGCAAGCTCACCCCCATCCTGGCCGAGACCTTCAGCGACGGCGAGATCCGCATCGAGATCGGCGCCAACGTGCGCGGCGCGGACGTCTTCGTCGTCCAGCCCACCTGCTCGCCCGTCAACTTCAACCTCATGCAGCTCGGCCTGATCCTCGACGCGCTCAAGCGCGCCAGCGCCTCGCGCGTCACGGCCGTGGTGCCCTACTACGGGTACGCGCGCCAGGACCGCAAGGTCGTGCCCCGCGCGCCCATCTCCGCCAAGCTGGTCTCGGACTTCCTGTCCGTGGCGGGCATGAACCGCCTGCTGACCATCGACCTGCACGCCGGACAGATCCAAGGCTTCTTCGACCTGCCCGTGGACAACCTCTTCGCCGCGCCCGTCCTTCTTTCCTACATCAAGGAAGCCTACAAGGACGAGGACGTGGTGGTGGTCTCCCCGGACGCCGGCGGCGTCGAGCGCGCCAGGGCCTACGGCAAGCGCCTGGGCGCCAGCCTGGCGATCATCGACAAGCGCCGCGACGAGCCGAACAAGGCAAGGGCCATGAACCTCATCGGCAACGTCAAGGACAAGATCGCCATCGTTCTCGACGACATGATCGACACCGCCGGCACCATCTGCGAGGCCGCGGGCGTCCTCATGGAGCACGGCGCGAGCAAGTGCGTGGCCTGCGCCACCCATCCGGTGCTCTCCGGCCCGGCCATCGAGCGCCTGGAAAATTCGCATTACGCCGAGGTCGTCGTCACCGACACCATCCCCCTCGGCCCCAAGGCCAAGGAATGCAGCAAGATCAAGGTCATGTCCGTGGCCGGTCTGCTGGCCAAGGCG